The sequence GGGCCAGAATTTTAATACCATGGGTATTTAGTAAAGAACATTTTTAGTAAGGATAAAGTAAATTCTGCAGGGTATTATTTTATTTCTTATTTGCTTTATTTGAtttacagattgaaaacatttgagttctgtcttttttgtttatttttattagagAACTGCCTGAATGAGGAGCAGATCTGGAGCTCTGACATGTCCAGAAGCTGGCTGACTCCTCGGAGCCCAGCAGTGCCAAAAACCAATGATTATTGCCACATTTTGGACACATGCAAGGAACCAGTGCCACGTGATGGTGAATTTAAAGGccttgtacagcacacagcacagactGATTCGTCAAGCAAAAGATATGAGAGAGATTCAAGAAGAAGCCGTGGTGCTCAGATTTTTGTCTGTTGTGAGTGTGGTAAAAGCTTCTCACTGAATAGTGTCAAAACTAGCAAGCAACACTTTACCTGTACAGACTGTGGGGAAAAAATTTCACCGAAAGGGAAACTCGTTCCACACCAGAAGATTCACAAAGCGGAGAAACGTTTTAATTGTAccgagtgtgggaaaagctttttctTTAAGAGCCAGCTCCTCAAGCACCACAAAATTCACACAggcgagaaacctttcacatgtacagagtgtgggacaAGCTTTTTATCGAAGAGTGACCTCCTCAGGCACCACCAGGTTCACACGggcgagaaacctttcacatgtacagagtgtgggaaaagctatTCGCGGAAGAGCCTTCTCCTCAGCCACCTCAATATTCACACAGgcgagaaaccattcacatgcacagagtgtgggaaaagcttttcattGAAGAGCTACCTCCTAACACACCACAAGGTTCACACAggcgagaaacctttcacatgtacagagtgtgggaaaagcttttcatggATGAGTAGCCTTCTAACACACCACAGGATTCACACAggcgagaaacctttcacatgtacagagtgtgggaaaagctttttatgtaacagccagctcctctgCCACCACAGGATTCACACAggcgagaaacctttcacatgtacagagtgtgggaaaagcttttcatggAAGTTCCAGCTCCTCAACCACCACAAGATTCACACAGacgagaaacctttcacatgttcagaatgtgggaaacaattcattaAAAAGTCCCACCTCCTCAGACACGAGAGTATTCACACAAGCGAGAAActtttcacatgtacagtgtgtgggaaaagcttttcactgAAGAGCCACCTCCTCCGCCACGAGAGCATTCATTTaagggagaaacctttcacaacatgtacagtgtgtggggaaagcTTTTCACTGAAGAGCCAGCTCCTCAGGCACCACAAGAATCACACAGGCGAGAAACCTTTCAAATGTACAAAATGTGGGAAACAATACATTAAAAAGTACCACCTCCAAAGACacgagaggattcacacaggggagaacagagtacagagtgtgggaaaaggttGTTACGGAAGAGCTACCTCTTAACACACCAGAGGATCCATACAGGTAAAAGCAATTTGCTTGTTCAGAGTAGGGTTTGGATACATACTGGTAGCGTCTTatctttaatacagataaatttaaggttatgcatttgggaaacaagactaAACAGGCGACCTACagattaaatggggataaattgggggaatccttgatggagaaggatttaggagtgcttgtatgcagcaggtttagcaatagccCAAAGCCATGCTGCAGCTGCaatggcaaacaagatcttatcttgcattaaacgggcaatggatggaagggaagtaaacataattatgccccttaataaagcattagtaagaccacaccttgaatatggaatacaattttggacaccactccttagaaaagacataatGGAACATAATTATGGAGAGAATGCAGAgatgagccaccaaattaatgaaGGGGACAATCtgtcttatgaggagaggctcgctaaattagatgtatttacattagaaaagaggcgtctggagacttccagtgacgtcatcgggaATGGAGGTCTTGAGAGGGAGCTCCAGGGACCCTCACAAGAATAACCCATAGATCATAAGTTTCCAAAAACAGGATAGACTCAAATAACAACCCAGAGCTGCAGAACCGACCCAGGATGTCGGTAAAGTGTAAAAAACCACAGCCCAAAAGGTTTCACGCTTCTTTGGAGGCTTTCAGAGTGCAGACGACCAAGAGCACGGGGAGCAGGTCGAGAGTGAAGCACGTGCGCGTGGAGATCAGGTGGCGGAGGAGGATGGCGACTGCGAGATAACTAGAACGTTCCTCGAAGAACTTTTCAGAAAGCTGATGCAATCATTCCAGTCAGATCGGCGGTAAAGGAACTTAAGGAAGAGATCACAACCCTAAACCTAAACCCTACTTCGGATCTAGAGACCAATATGGAGGCATTCCTCCAGATTCAAGCGAGTACAGACGACGAaatcctcaaactaaactttgaAATCAAACTTCTGAAAGAGGGTCAGGAGGACCATGaaaacagggagagaaggcagcatATTAGAATCCGAAACATAAATCCATCCCCGCTGATGAGCTGTGCTCCTACCTCAATAGGCTTTTCACAACCATCAACCTAGCCATAGAGGCAAAGGAACTGGAAAAGGACCGGGCCCATAGGGCCTTGGTCCCCAGATCTGAAGATCCTAAGAGATGCAGGGATGTAATAGTCaaaatgcatcatttatacaaccAAGAGCAGACTTATCAACTGCTGCAGAGAAAAAAGGTGACATCTCCTTTGAGAAGAACACTTTGCACATTTTCAATGATCTTTCTAGCTGTAGCTAGAAGCAAGATCTGAAGCTACTGACTTCCCTCTTGAGAGAGAGTGGAGTCAAATATCGATGGGGCTTTCCATTCATATTAATGTTTTTCAAAAATGGAACAGATTGTCTTGCGGTATCCAGAAGAAAGTGAAAAGTTCTTGCATACCCTAGGGATCTCTCTTTCGGAAGACTCAAGCCCAACGCTGAAATCGCAGAGACCCGGACGACTCGGACCCCTTCCACGCACATCTGACAGATTGGCCTCTCAAAACCAGAATCACCAGCAACCTGCAATTAAGGATTAAAATGGATGAATCATCTCACCATCTCCTTGTCGTCGATTGAAGCCACAATATGTGAGCCTTCAACGAAGTTTGAACAGTTTCAGACAGGGCTCTGGAGCCTTCATCTACAAATGTTCCTGCCCACTCTTGTTATGTACTTTTTTGAGGGCCCTGAGGCCTAGATAGTCTGCCCCCATCCTCCTTGTCCCCGTACCCTTTACCTCCCCCTCGTCTCGGCCCTTGCGAAACCGACTTATTAGCTCCGTTCTCAGGATCTCGGCTGAGGTCCTCACACCGGGCCCTGAGGGGGGTTGGTGCGGAAGCCGACATGGGGCTGTTGCTTTTCTGGCCTCCGACAAGCCTCTTATATTCCGATCTACTGCAGTCGACTGGACCAGACACCTCTAACTCGGCCATGGACTCAGCAGATCATCCGAGAGCACACACAATTAGGTTTGAATTGCCAGGGGTTCACGATTGCTGAGTATCGGCCGGCAGTTTCTGATAAGGGGTTCTCATGGGAAGTTAAATTACTTGGCTTCTCTGATGTATAGTCCCTACCCACGGCCTGACCCGCATTGCCCTGATGGGGGCTGCGGCCCCAACGGTTGACATCATATTACTTCTGGGACAGTTCTTGGCTGACCTTATTTGGAGATGACTCATGATTTATATTTGGTAATTTGCTTGGAGttgctgagcagggtgcagacCTTAAAGACTGCTCACCATTAAGATATCCTACTCTGATGGTTAAGGTCCGACTCTAAGGTTCACAAAATTAGTTCCACCTGAAAGGGTGACTTTACGAGGACATAGAGGTGTTATGTTATGGAGTCAAGAAATTAACATTACAACAGCTTGAAAAGTTCATTTATCTATTTAAAGTGTTTAAAAGTTTGTAATATAAAACCAAGGTTGTAGGTTAGTATGATTAGGTTGGTTAAGAAAAAAGTGCGATCTGTGTAGCGCTATTtgatatataataattatatataaacaataaacaCTCGGTCAACAATACAAAGTGAATTTAAATAACATGGGCTGCCTCCTAAAAAAACACTAACTACCCAAAGTAAGTGATAAAACATGAATAAACAGAAACTAGGGGCGCCCTAACATCTGTGTGGTGATATAaatacaaatcacaaaaaaatataGAATATTACAACAAATATTACAACAAATGAATGTGCTCAAATACAACAGTGTGAAAAGTGAATAAGGCTGAAATAGTCCTCAAATGTTCAAAGATGTTGAAATACTGGAACCAGCCGGTGCTCAGCACATGGAAAGAAATGAATTAAAgaacaacatagtgtgatactgttaagGTACACAGCCCCTATACTGATATTATGGAATAAATAACCATAAAACCAAGGAATACAAAAACAAGAACTGactttaaaatataatatataaagaaATTGATTAAGcaagcaccaaaaaatagataaaAAGACTATTTATTACAATAATTATGAACAAAAAAATGAACAGACATCAACTGATCCTGCATCCGGCATCTATTAGTATCCTACTTACGAACTGCAAGTAGGTCATGCGCATGAATTTATTGTCTGGGTGGCTGCTCCTCCGCTTCAGGTATGGTATCTGGATGCCCTCTCCTCCTACCCAGACCCGCTGGGTTAGGGTCTCTTACCTCACGTTCTCTCGTGGATTCTGACTTCCCTGGTACAGGGGAAGTCTCCCATGGGCTGGAAGCCCACTATGCAAGGGTGTCTAGTACACCTGTCCCTTTTATCTCCCCATTTTACATTCTCCAACTCCCAGCTCAAGTCTACAGGCTTCTGCTACCCCACCCCCGCCCTCCCCCTTACCAATGTACCAATGCTATCTAAAGTCAAGACTGTGTCTCTTCTCGAccctccacatgcttgctccagtTCAGCATCCAAATGCAAAATTTGCTCTAGAGGTGAGGATAACTCAAAGCAAACCCCCATCTATTTAATTTATTGTTAACTCATATCTAATTAAGGTCACCTCACTTAATGTGAAAGGCCTACGATGCAAAAGAAAGAGAAGACTTGCCCTGCAGAAATTCAAAAGGGGGGTATATTATTGCTTCAAGAGACTCATTTCAGCTTCCCGACGGCATGCTATTCTCCTTAGCAGCAAAAAAGGGGGAGTAGCTATCTTTATAAAACAGGGTGTCCCATTTAAGGCAGAGAAGGTGATTTTGGATCCGGAGGGCAGGTTCTTGGTAGTCAACGGGACTCTAGTGGGTCTTGACACTAATGTTAATTAATATCTATGCACCAAACGGCAACCAGGTCGAGTTCCTAAAAGAGGTTCTGTAGGCAACTGACCCCCAGTTCTTAGCCATTTACTCCGCTACATGAGATCTACCTGACCGGTTGAAGCAGCGCTGGATCGGCGTCCTCCTTCTTTGCTCGTGGCCACGAGCGTTCAGACGCTTCCTGATGACGACACTGCTCCTCTCCGGCGGATTCTCACGCAGTGGATGGAAAGTCTCTTAGGCTCCACCCTACGTATTTCGTAACCGCCCGGTTACTTCCTCAGGTGATCCCTCTGggcggcctcattccactcattATCGGTAACCCATCTGCGGGActcagcggcgtactcagctgtTGAACGttttccttgacgaagattgttcagagttgcctccgCGGTTCCACCACGATTTTGGTCAAAAATGACCCTCCAGATCACTTAGTCTGTTCTGTAGGAAACCCTGGAATGTTTGTTTATTCCCCCAAAATTacacgggggtggggggtgcggtttgcacaggcaaagtGTTTTGAACAGACGCAGCGATTTAAAGCTGCATGCAGTTCACGGTTTTCAGCTTCTGCGGAGGCGGCTCGTGCGTCTGAGCGGACGGCAATTTCTTTCAAGCGGGCAATACATTCTTCCTGGCAGGCACCATGTTCTTCCACGCGACCAAGACAGTTGAAAACatgtccttgttgttcttggaaGCCAACCATGGTACCTTGCAAGTCATTAATCGTCATTCTGTCAAGGGTTGGTCTttggctggagtggatcccaatggcaggaacagcagggagagtGGTAGGGGTCAGAGGCAGTCGGCAGATAGCAtagtcagggtcacaagcagagatcagaggcaagTGGCAGCTagcgtagtcggggtcacaagcagcggtcggcaacgaggaaacagGAAAAGATCAGTAGGAGCAGCAAATACAGGTACCTAGCACAAGCTGGAGGAACCAGTACAAACAGGCACTGACAAACAGGAAGgggaagtttatataggcaggctgagcaGTAGAGCAAAGtcgcagaggtgtcaggtttcagggtctggaatgttccttgagaGAGCTAGCAGAGCATCAGCAATCTTGGTGGACAAGCCATACACCATTTTATCTTCTACTTTCATTTTTTGTTAAGGACAAATACATATTAGGTCATTAAACAGGCAGGGAATAATGGGATTTGTTGGAACCTTTACAGTATGTAATAGGACTATCCCAAAGTGGTCTGATTTGGCCATATTACACACTGTAATAGAAATGGCTGGGAATATTccatattttaatcaatctggtgcttcagggattAATGTGGTTAGTTTGTCTTACAAATAAAAGATATtgtgtttatgacaggtcaaaaACCTTCCTGAGTatgtgctgatctacaaagaaGGCTTAATTTGGGGCTATCAAGGATGGCCTACTAAAAGCTAGATGTGTCGTTTAGTAGGCTAGGAACGATAGCCAGATACTGgactgtcagcctcaaagaaaataaAGCGTTCTTGAATgatgtgtaaagaaaaaaagacagcgcacgaCGTCCCATAGAGTAAAATTGTACAAATATATTGACGTCAGCACGGAGGAGGGTCAATAGATAACCCAAAAGAgatcctatttgcactccct comes from Ascaphus truei isolate aAscTru1 chromosome 4, aAscTru1.hap1, whole genome shotgun sequence and encodes:
- the LOC142492507 gene encoding uncharacterized protein LOC142492507 isoform X2, which encodes MRTAPNFRRGDMPGETRRLMLMSGGGFREPRSCVFDPEGPGQDPTRDAERSGGSLVDRDEGSQLCILTTENCLNEEQIWSSDMSRSWLTPRSPAVPKTNDYCHILDTCKEPVPRDGEFKGLVQHTAQTDSSSKRYERDSRRSRGAQIFVCCECGKSFSLNSVKTSKQHFTCTDCGEKISPKGKLVPHQKIHKAEKRFNCTECGKSFFFKSQLLKHHKIHTGEKPFTCTECGTSFLSKSDLLRHHQVHTGEKPFTCTECGKSYSRKSLLLSHLNIHTGEKPFTCTECGKSFSLKSYLLTHHKVHTGEKPFTCTECGKSFSWMSSLLTHHRIHTGEKPFTCTECGKSFLCNSQLLCHHRIHTGEKPFTCTECGKSFSWKFQLLNHHKIHTDEKPFTCSECGKQFIKKSHLLRHESIHTSEKLFTCTVCGKSFSLKSHLLRHESIHLREKPFTTCTVCGESFSLKSQLLRHHKNHTGEKPFKCTKCGKQYIKKYHLQRHERIHTGENRVQSVGKGCYGRATS
- the LOC142492507 gene encoding uncharacterized protein LOC142492507 isoform X1 gives rise to the protein MDRGALPTTGMDRGALPTTGMDRGALPTTSMDRGALPTTSTDRGALPTSSMDRGALPTTGMDPRVLSFPGIVPERLEIKSEKEEPNAEEHLPPIKREIHSLPVGENCLNEEQIWSSDMSRSWLTPRSPAVPKTNDYCHILDTCKEPVPRDGEFKGLVQHTAQTDSSSKRYERDSRRSRGAQIFVCCECGKSFSLNSVKTSKQHFTCTDCGEKISPKGKLVPHQKIHKAEKRFNCTECGKSFFFKSQLLKHHKIHTGEKPFTCTECGTSFLSKSDLLRHHQVHTGEKPFTCTECGKSYSRKSLLLSHLNIHTGEKPFTCTECGKSFSLKSYLLTHHKVHTGEKPFTCTECGKSFSWMSSLLTHHRIHTGEKPFTCTECGKSFLCNSQLLCHHRIHTGEKPFTCTECGKSFSWKFQLLNHHKIHTDEKPFTCSECGKQFIKKSHLLRHESIHTSEKLFTCTVCGKSFSLKSHLLRHESIHLREKPFTTCTVCGESFSLKSQLLRHHKNHTGEKPFKCTKCGKQYIKKYHLQRHERIHTGENRVQSVGKGCYGRATS